A window of Pullulanibacillus sp. KACC 23026 genomic DNA:
ATGTATAGAACTTTTTTGTTAAACTACATGTATTTTTTACGACAAAGTACGCCAATATTAGGGGGGCAGCACCTCGCTTCTAAGCAGAAAAAATCCTTAGTAAACATAAAGCCTCTATTATATATAGCTGTTTGTGCAAGTTAAATGGGTCTACTTAGTTGTTCGTCATGTAAGTTTTTTTTATGTCGCTTTCATGAGGGGCAACTTTTCTAAAATGGCTTTGTCATTTGCCCCTCCGTAGATGATGGATTGTCCTCTATAAGGAAGTATGATGGTCTAACCTTAAAAATTCCTTAATTTTTCTTGTTAATCCTTTTTATGATCGACCTCTATATAGTCATCTCGCAAATGTGTCAAGGTGTTTTGGCCGTTGCAGAGATTTGTTATCCAGGGTTCAAAGGTGTTGATATCCGAAGAGCGCACGGCAATTTCTAATGTTATTTTATCCGTATAGGTTGTTTGGTTCAGGATGTAGGGGGAATGTGACAATGCATTTTGGACAGCTCCCCATAATGGATAATCAAAAGAGACGGTGAACAAGCTGACCGGTACGCGTTCAATGATCCCTGCCGCTTCAATACCGATTGAAGTCGAGGTCGAGTAGGCCCTAATTAGGCCGCCTGCCCCGAGTTTGATTCCGCC
This region includes:
- a CDS encoding YigZ family protein, encoding MEHPYYTVKQATEEVYIIQKSKFISHIFHIEEEAEALSHIEAIRKTHWKANHNCFAYVIGETSHIQKASDDGEPSGTAGVPILEVIKKQHLRDTLVVVTRYFGGIKLGAGGLIRAYSTSTSIGIEAAGIIERVPVSLFTVSFDYPLWGAVQNALSHSPYILNQTTYTDKITLEIAVRSSDINTFEPWITNLCNGQNTLTHLRDDYIEVDHKKD